A part of Amycolatopsis lurida genomic DNA contains:
- a CDS encoding L-threonylcarbamoyladenylate synthase, protein MSAVYDCSKHESRADGLAAAASAVRSSRLVVLPTDTVYGIGADAFDGGAVQSLLRAKNRGPDMPVGVLVGSWSTVDGLVLGTPPQARALMEAFWPGDLSIVLPHAPSLQWDLGQSRGTVMLRMPLHPVALELLRDVGPMAVSSANVSGQPPASTAQEAVDQLGDSVAVYLDGGSTGEPVPSTMVDLTGDDPVILREGAVSRAAVAEVLGVPAESLA, encoded by the coding sequence ATGAGCGCGGTGTACGACTGCAGCAAGCACGAATCCCGGGCCGACGGGCTCGCCGCGGCGGCGAGCGCCGTGCGTTCCAGCCGTCTCGTCGTCCTCCCGACGGACACGGTCTACGGCATCGGCGCGGACGCCTTCGACGGCGGCGCCGTCCAGTCCCTCCTCCGGGCCAAGAATCGCGGCCCGGACATGCCGGTCGGCGTGCTGGTCGGCTCCTGGTCCACTGTGGATGGACTCGTGCTCGGCACGCCGCCGCAGGCCCGGGCGCTCATGGAGGCCTTCTGGCCCGGCGACCTCTCCATCGTCCTGCCGCACGCGCCGAGCCTGCAGTGGGATCTGGGGCAGTCACGCGGAACGGTGATGCTGCGGATGCCGCTGCACCCGGTCGCGCTGGAACTGCTGCGTGACGTCGGCCCGATGGCGGTCTCGAGCGCCAACGTCTCCGGGCAGCCGCCCGCCTCGACCGCGCAGGAGGCCGTCGATCAGCTCGGCGACAGCGTCGCGGTGTACCTCGACGGCGGCTCCACCGGGGAGCCCGTTCCGTCCACGATGGTCGATCTCACCGGCGACGACCCGGTCATCCTGCGGGAGGGCGCGGTCAGCAGGGCCGCCGTCGCGGAAGTACTGGGCGTGCCCGCGGAGTCACTCGCCTAG
- a CDS encoding glycosyltransferase family 4 protein, which translates to MPPTQGLPIREYILVALTAAAVTFLLTGVVRRVAIRIGAIANPRARDVHVTPIPRMGGIGIFLGVAAAMGLAHQLPALSRGFDFSFDSLGVLLAAGVISLIGALDDRFELDAWTKLAGQVMCAGILVIFGVQWVSFWVPWGGGGESFGQVLVLDKNQGALLTVVLVVVMVNAMNFVDGLDGLAGGLGFIAAAATCSFSLGLLDSSGGDVGAYPPALIAATLAGACLGFLPYNFQPAKIFMGDSGSMMIGLMLAGATTSASGRVPYPQFSGKDALALLSPLVVVAAVLFVPMLDLIMAVVRRTRRGESPFAADKMHLHHRLLEIGHSQRRAVLLIYLWAGLLAFGAVSVTLFDSAAVFWIVGFGFLLATLVSIVPRLRSRNRTA; encoded by the coding sequence ATGCCTCCTACGCAAGGCCTCCCGATCCGGGAGTACATCCTCGTCGCCCTCACCGCGGCGGCCGTGACCTTCCTGCTCACCGGCGTCGTGCGCCGGGTCGCGATCCGGATCGGCGCGATCGCCAACCCGCGGGCCCGCGACGTCCACGTCACCCCGATCCCGCGGATGGGCGGCATCGGGATCTTCCTCGGCGTCGCCGCCGCGATGGGGCTCGCGCACCAGCTGCCCGCGCTGAGCCGGGGTTTCGACTTCTCCTTCGATTCGCTGGGTGTCCTGCTCGCCGCGGGCGTGATCTCCCTGATCGGCGCCCTCGACGACCGGTTCGAGCTGGACGCCTGGACGAAACTGGCGGGCCAGGTCATGTGCGCCGGGATCCTGGTGATCTTCGGTGTGCAGTGGGTGTCGTTCTGGGTGCCGTGGGGCGGTGGTGGCGAGTCCTTCGGCCAGGTCCTGGTGCTGGACAAGAACCAGGGCGCGCTGCTGACCGTCGTGCTGGTGGTCGTCATGGTCAACGCGATGAACTTCGTCGACGGACTCGACGGGCTCGCCGGCGGCCTCGGCTTCATCGCCGCCGCGGCGACGTGCTCCTTCTCCCTCGGCCTGCTCGACTCCTCGGGTGGCGACGTCGGCGCGTACCCGCCCGCCCTCATCGCCGCCACGCTCGCCGGGGCCTGTCTCGGCTTCCTGCCGTACAACTTCCAGCCCGCGAAGATCTTCATGGGCGACTCGGGTTCGATGATGATCGGTCTCATGCTGGCGGGCGCGACGACGTCCGCGTCGGGCCGCGTGCCGTACCCGCAGTTCAGCGGCAAGGACGCGCTCGCGCTGCTCTCGCCGCTCGTCGTGGTCGCCGCGGTGCTGTTCGTGCCGATGCTCGACCTGATCATGGCGGTCGTCCGCCGCACCCGTCGCGGCGAGAGCCCGTTCGCCGCGGACAAGATGCACCTGCACCACCGCCTGCTGGAGATCGGCCACTCCCAGCGTCGCGCGGTGCTGCTCATCTACTTGTGGGCAGGCCTGCTCGCGTTCGGCGCCGTTTCGGTCACGCTGTTCGACAGCGCCGCGGTCTTCTGGATCGTCGGTTTCGGCTTCCTGCTGGCGACCCTGGTGTCGATCGTGCCCAGGTTGCGGTCACGGAACCGGACTGCCTGA
- the atpB gene encoding F0F1 ATP synthase subunit A, which translates to MGALVLAEGAEFAPPGVKDFNLPPLFGSGWFAFTKPMLLVVISLIIIVTYFMVTSRRLKVVPGKGQFIAESIYNFGRNNIAREQIGSADFKPFIPLILGLFSFVLVNNLFGIIPFFQFPTMARIGFPVALAFLVVYPVYHYVGFKRHGFKGYLKKELAPAGIPGFVLPLYSTIEFAQKFFIAPATLAIRVFAAMFAGHLIIMVFTLGGSFLLTEGEGLVKVASPVAFLFAIAMTFLEAFIQVLQAFIFALLSAGYIGAALASEH; encoded by the coding sequence GTGGGCGCGCTGGTACTAGCCGAGGGTGCGGAGTTCGCGCCGCCTGGTGTCAAAGACTTCAACCTGCCGCCGTTGTTCGGTTCCGGCTGGTTTGCTTTCACCAAGCCGATGCTGCTGGTGGTCATCTCCCTGATCATCATCGTCACCTACTTCATGGTGACGTCGCGCCGCCTCAAGGTCGTCCCCGGCAAGGGACAGTTCATCGCCGAAAGCATTTACAACTTCGGCCGCAACAACATCGCGCGTGAGCAGATCGGTTCGGCCGACTTCAAGCCGTTCATTCCGCTGATCCTGGGGCTGTTCAGCTTTGTGCTGGTGAACAACCTCTTCGGGATCATCCCGTTCTTCCAGTTCCCGACGATGGCACGGATCGGCTTCCCGGTCGCCCTCGCGTTCCTTGTCGTTTACCCGGTGTACCACTACGTCGGGTTCAAGCGCCACGGTTTCAAGGGTTACCTCAAGAAGGAACTGGCTCCGGCGGGTATTCCCGGATTCGTCCTGCCGCTGTACTCCACCATCGAGTTCGCGCAGAAGTTCTTCATCGCACCGGCCACCCTGGCCATCCGGGTGTTCGCGGCGATGTTCGCCGGTCACCTCATCATCATGGTCTTCACGCTCGGTGGCAGCTTCCTGCTGACCGAGGGCGAAGGTCTCGTGAAGGTCGCGTCGCCGGTGGCGTTCCTGTTCGCCATCGCGATGACCTTCCTGGAGGCATTCATCCAGGTCCTGCAGGCATTCATCTTCGCACTGCTGTCCGCAGGGTACATCGGCGCCGCGCTGGCGTCGGAGCACTGA
- a CDS encoding ATP F0F1 synthase subunit C yields the protein MSNIVLAQQAAEAVSINKGLAAIGYGLGAIGPGIGVGLIFAAVINGTARQPEAQGKLQGIAFSTFVLTEVLALIGIVIYFLASA from the coding sequence GTGAGCAACATCGTTCTTGCGCAGCAGGCTGCCGAGGCCGTCAGCATCAACAAGGGTCTCGCCGCCATCGGTTACGGCCTCGGCGCGATCGGCCCCGGTATCGGTGTGGGTCTCATCTTCGCCGCGGTCATCAACGGCACCGCCCGTCAGCCGGAGGCCCAGGGCAAGCTGCAGGGCATCGCCTTCTCGACCTTCGTGCTGACCGAGGTGCTCGCGCTGATCGGTATCGTCATCTACTTCCTCGCCTCCGCCTAG
- a CDS encoding F0F1 ATP synthase subunit B → MLKTELVLAAEEAPNPIVPHVPELILGFIAFLLLLFVLKKYVVPRFEATYEERTKLIEGGIERAEKAQAEAEENLAQYKAQLAEARSEAAKIRDDARLEAEQIKAELRAEAESESQRIVAQGQAQLQAQKAQIIAELRAELGRNSVELASRIVGESLADDARRHGTVDRFLAELETAGANGAGLGAGK, encoded by the coding sequence GTGCTGAAGACCGAATTGGTGTTGGCCGCCGAAGAGGCGCCCAACCCGATCGTGCCGCACGTTCCCGAGCTCATCCTCGGGTTCATCGCCTTCCTTCTGCTGCTGTTCGTTCTGAAGAAGTACGTCGTTCCCCGTTTCGAGGCGACCTACGAAGAGCGGACCAAGCTGATCGAGGGTGGCATCGAGCGGGCCGAGAAGGCTCAGGCCGAAGCCGAAGAAAACCTTGCGCAGTACAAGGCGCAGCTGGCGGAAGCCCGTTCCGAGGCCGCGAAGATCCGCGACGACGCCCGGCTCGAAGCCGAGCAGATCAAGGCGGAACTGCGGGCCGAGGCGGAGTCCGAGTCCCAGCGCATCGTCGCCCAGGGTCAGGCTCAGCTGCAGGCCCAGAAGGCGCAGATCATCGCCGAGCTGCGCGCCGAACTCGGCCGTAACTCCGTCGAGCTGGCCAGCCGCATCGTCGGCGAGTCGCTCGCGGACGACGCGCGCCGTCACGGCACCGTGGACCGGTTCCTGGCCGAATTGGAGACCGCAGGTGCCAACGGTGCCGGTCTCGGAGCGGGGAAGTAG
- a CDS encoding F0F1 ATP synthase subunit delta codes for MTLHAASREALDLAEKRLGEVLAAAGTDPATVGDELLSVVTLLDREIGLRRAVADGSASSEARIGLARGILAGKVSEPALQVLDSVAGSRWSSPRELTDGLEALGRSALLTSAEKSGNIDAVEDQLFRVSRIVAGEPELERALADLTAPAEAKRTLVRTLFADKVDVVTETLVEQVVLRAKGRGVGNALEELVRLAAERRERSVARVTSASALSGEQQARLSEKLNALYGRQLALHVEVDPSLGGGLVVRVGDEVIDGSTAGRIDALRRRLAG; via the coding sequence ATGACGCTGCATGCTGCGAGCCGTGAAGCGCTCGACCTCGCCGAGAAGCGTCTCGGCGAGGTTCTGGCCGCCGCGGGTACGGACCCGGCGACGGTCGGCGACGAGTTGCTTTCGGTCGTCACCCTGCTGGACCGGGAGATCGGCCTGCGCCGGGCCGTCGCCGACGGTTCGGCCTCGTCCGAAGCCCGGATCGGCCTCGCCCGCGGGATCCTCGCGGGCAAGGTGTCCGAGCCGGCCCTGCAGGTGCTCGACTCCGTGGCGGGCAGCCGCTGGTCGAGCCCGCGCGAACTGACCGACGGGCTCGAGGCCCTCGGCCGCTCGGCGCTGCTCACCAGTGCGGAGAAGTCCGGGAACATCGACGCTGTCGAAGACCAGCTGTTCCGGGTCAGCCGTATCGTCGCGGGTGAGCCGGAGCTCGAACGGGCACTGGCCGACCTGACCGCCCCCGCGGAGGCGAAGCGGACCCTGGTCCGCACCCTGTTCGCCGACAAGGTGGACGTGGTCACCGAGACCCTCGTCGAGCAGGTCGTCCTGCGCGCCAAGGGCCGTGGCGTCGGCAACGCCCTCGAAGAGCTGGTCCGGCTGGCCGCGGAACGCCGTGAACGTTCGGTCGCCCGGGTGACCAGCGCGAGCGCGCTGTCCGGCGAACAGCAGGCTCGGCTGAGCGAGAAGCTCAACGCCCTTTACGGGCGGCAGCTCGCGCTGCACGTCGAGGTCGACCCGTCACTCGGCGGCGGACTCGTCGTCCGCGTCGGCGACGAGGTCATCGACGGCAGCACCGCGGGGCGGATCGACGCCCTGCGTCGCCGGTTGGCCGGCTGA